A window of the Hordeum vulgare subsp. vulgare chromosome 5H, MorexV3_pseudomolecules_assembly, whole genome shotgun sequence genome harbors these coding sequences:
- the LOC123399191 gene encoding subtilisin-like protease SBT5.3, with product MRSSGKNRSPRAPPPLLAPVLLLIFGLSLLQRPASAEKKSYVVYLGCHSHGREGAALASNQERAKNSHYQFLGSVLGSEEEAQDAIFYSYTRYINGFAATLEEEDAMQISRHPSVVSVFPNRGHRLHTTRSWEFLGMEKDGRVRPNSVWARARYGEGVIIGNLDTGVWPEAGSFSDDGMGPVPARWRGVCHDQSSSDDAQVRCNRKLIGAQYFNKGYAATVGQTGAGASPAGTRDSDGHGTHTLSTAAGRFVPGANLFGYGNGTAKGGAPGARVAAYKVCWRPVNGSECFDADIIAAFDAAIHDGVDVLSVSLGGAPADYFRDGVAIGSFHAVRNGVTVVTSAGNSGPGAGTVSNTAPWLVTVGASTMDREFPAFLVVGNKKQIKGQSLSPVPLPANKQYRLISSVEAKAADATASQAELCMEGSLDRKKAEGKIVVCMRGKNARVEKGEEVHRAGGVGLVLANDEATGNEMIADAHVLPATHITYSDGVALLAYMNSTRFASGYITLPNTALETKPAPFMAAFSSQGPNTVTPQILKPDITAPGVSILAAFTGLAGPTGLTFDSRRVLFNSESGTSMSCPHVAGIAGLLKALHPDWSPAAIKSAIMTTARVQDNTRRPMSNSSFQRATPFAYGAGHVQPNRAADPGLVYDMNATDYLHFLCALGYNSTVIDTFMAGDDGPHACPARPRKPEDLNYPSVTAPHLSASGEPHTVTRRVRNVGAAPAAYDVRVNEPRGVSVSVRPSRLEFAAAGEEKEFAVTFRAREGRFLPGEYVFGQMVWSDGAGRHSHRVRSPLVVRVAARRTSKTSVPVA from the exons ATGCGTTCCTCTGGGAAGAATCGTAGCccccgtgctcctcctcctctccttgcccCGGTGCTCCTGCTGATCTTCGGCCTCTCGCTGCTGCAGCGCCCTGCCTCTGCCGAGAAAAAG TCGTATGTCGTCTACCTCGGATGCCACTCGCATGGCAGGGAGGGCGCGGCGCTGGCCTCCAACCAGGAACGCGCCAAGAACTCCCACTACCAGTTCCTGGGCTCCGTCCTCGGAAG CGAGGAGGAGGCGCAGGACGCCATCTTCTACTCCTACACCAGGTACATCAATGGCTTCGCCGCCACGCTGGAGGAGGAAGACGCAATGCAGATCTCGA GGCACCCGAGCGTCGTCTCCGTTTTCCCCAACAGAGGGCACAGGCTGCACACCACACGGTCATGGGAGTTCCTCGGGATGGAGAAGGACGGGCGGGTGAGGCCCAACTCCGTCTGGGCCAGAGCAAGGTACGGCGAGGGCGTCATCATCGGCAACCTAGACACCG GGGTTTGGCCGGAGGCCGGCAGCTTCAGCGACGACGGCATGGGCCCGGTGCCCGCGCGGTGGCGCGGCGTCTGCCACGACCAGTCCTCCTCCGACGACGCCCAGGTCCGCTGCAACAG GAAGCTGATCGGCGCGCAGTACTTCAACAAGGGGTACGCGGCGACGGTGGGGCAGACGGGCGCGGGCGCgagcccggccggcacgcgggacAGCGACGGGCACGGCACGCACACGCTGTCCACGGCCGCGGGCCGCTTCGTGCCGGGCGCCAACCTGTTCGGCTACGGCAACGGCACGGCCAAGGGCGGCGCGCCGGGCGCGCGCGTGGCGGCGTACAAGGTGTGCTGGCGCCCCGTGAACGGCAGCGAGTGCTTCGACGCCGACATCATCGCGGCCTTCGACGCGGCCATCCACGACGGGGTGGACGTCCTCTCCGTGTCCCTCGGCGGCGCGCCCGCCGACTACTTCAGGGACGGCGTCGCCATCGGGTCGTTCCACGCCGTCCGGAACGGCGTCACCGTGGTCACCTCCGCTGGCAACTCAGGGCCCGGCGCCGGCACGGTGTCCAACACGGCGCCGTGGCTCGTCACCGTGGGGGCGAGCACCATGGACCGCGAGTTCCCGGCCTTCCTGGTTGTCGGCAACAAGAAGCAGATCAAA GGACAAAGCCTGTCGCCGGTGCCACTGCCTGCCAACAAGCAGTACCGGCTCATCAGCTCTGTAGAGGCCAAGGCAGCGGATGCAACAGCGTCCCAGGC GGAACTGTGCATGGAGGGGTCGCTGGACAGGAAGAAAGCGGAGGGGAAGATCGTGGTGTGCATGCGGGGGAAGAATGCGAGGGTGGAGAAAGGCGAGGAGGTCCATCGAGCCGGCGGGGTTGGGCTGGTGCTGGCCAACGACGAGGCCACCGGGAACGAGATGATCGCCGACGCGCACGTGCTCCCGGCCACGCACATCACCTACTCCGACGGAGTCGCGCTGCTCGCCTACATGAACTCAACCAG GTTCGCGTCGGGCTACATCACCCTGCCGAACACGGCGCTGGAGACGAAGCCGGCGCCGTTCATGGCCGCCTTCTCCTCCCAGGGCCCAAACACGGTCACGCCGCAGATCCTCAAG CCTGACATCACCGCGCCGGGGGTGAGCATCCTCGCGGCGTTCACCGGCCTGGCCGGCCCGACCGGCCTCACCTTCGACAGCCGCCGCGTCCTCTTCAACTCCGAGTCCGGCACCTCCATGTCCTGCCCGCACGTCGCTGGCATCGCCGGCCTCCTCAAGGCCCTCCACCCCGACTGGAGCCCCGCCGCCATCAAGTCCGCCATCATGACCACCG CCAGGGTGCAGGACAACACGAGGAGGCCGATGAGCAACTCGTCGTTCCAGCGCGCCACGCCCTTCGCCTACGGCGCCGGGCACGTGCAGCCCAACCGCGCCGCCGACCCGGGCCTCGTCTACGACATGAACGCCACGGACTACCTTCACTTCCTGTGCGCGCTGGGCTACAACTCCACCGTGATCGACACGTTCATGGCCGGCGACGACGGCCCGCACGCCTGCCCGGCGAGGCCGCGGAAGCCGGAGGACCTCAACTACCCGTCCGTCACGGCGCCGCACCTGTCCGCGTCCGGCGAGCCGCACACCGTCACGAGGAGGGTGCGGAACGTGGGCGCCGCGCCGGCGGCGTACGACGTGAGGGTCAACGAGCCGCGCGGCGTGTCCGTGTCCGTGCGGCCGAGCCGGCTGGAGTTCGCGGCGgcgggggaggagaaggagttTGCCGTGACGTTCAGGGCCAGGGAAGGCCGGTTCTTGCCCGGGGAGTACGTGTTCGGGCAGATGGTGTGGTCGGACGGCGCCGGGCGGCACAGCCACCGCGTCAGGAGCCCCCTCGTCGTCAGGGTCGCCGCCCGTAGGACGAGCAAAACCAGTGTCCCCGTCGCCTGA